A genomic region of Chaetodon auriga isolate fChaAug3 chromosome 11, fChaAug3.hap1, whole genome shotgun sequence contains the following coding sequences:
- the golga4 gene encoding golgin subfamily A member 4 isoform X3 translates to MFKKLKQRINEEQSPQRNAQSPQQAQMGSGDRRSSQTPSYDGSPSPSDRESASKGPTRSPRGSINGDGSASPHREETQSFTQKLQLKVPSMESLIRGGASRAESLFRSPSKENLVRSSSRDSLTPVGESEFPGGPTYDPPSDIESEAEEPPGSAESLSKEQLLHRLLRVERSLGKYRGKYSELVTAYRTVQRDKEKTQVILSQSQDKALRRIGELREELQMDQQAKKHLQDEFDAALEEKDQMITVLQTQVALLKKRVKGVSDGTVPPEGDAPQSEDASDSSTQSPLKEQGLEPEVTEGEGNSDPTKLLEALQKRVKRQENLLQKCKDVMRTHKERSAQLGTENETLQEQLQERLQELEKIKELHTTEKTKLITQLRDAKNLIEQLEQDKGMVIAETKRQMHETLEMKEDEVAQLRARLQQATAQKEELQEQKEKAEKSAFEELERALGVAQRAEEARKQLQVQLEERVKEVERVSEEERKSLQQKLTRVKQEVVTIMKQSSEETVANLEKLHSEALAAKEEETIARINKAVEQCKEEFAQLAKEREQQASLALEDSELQKTAVRTEADNKVKEIQLELEAAKTRILELESSQEKISQDGASLSHELSSQLDELKDKHKEQISALEEKHQEQLEKHKSTLTQQHNAALEELKEKHSVETETLLKDKEVQFQTHVEDMNQKTLEKLDAKQAEVEAVSAELSDALKRKQLLEEKLVAAEESHSLAQQDHEKRFQDWEAKHNVELENIKQEHKQSLGGIEKTLKEELNALKIVLREKEKEIEEHMLREKTSQEESHELKVKVKELEELQQCVSQSQLENVRLKESNAQFSKISEEFEQCKKDLTDLQHQLEVAKNDCQQKDKSLQELEHQLEQSRKELCEQEKSFTAELNTKQEEQTHLKKQLDNEKAALEKKMKTTITEMEAKLKTQETKMEKFKQKAKEMHESFKKKLQQNEETMKKELEKKEKELQQKELQVQEKIVEMAQKSSQGLSSAMSELQANHKEELEKLHDAHKHAIEELEHRWQEKLGQQEEELMEKHWHILQEKAQELEETSQQLCRGKEENEQAVCEIKDLKEDLAIRETTVQKLQEELNEAAVKLESLSQAEALLKEQMESVERNLNQALSERNSLQDQLNTAKEENREKLKTLSDKLEETEMQLKAVEGSTCKESEDLKKKFEENVVQLQAAIHTKVETICTLEENLRQQKEENKNLCISLDQMTAQVNAHTEHVTALTQEKENHSQSVSEKVQRIEELSEANRIMSESMKTNESHISNLESIISDLKNQLESSIKEKEEAINQLNQQYEEERQQAAETTERLERDRKSALEQANALRNSLSEYENKAQAKLSQCDNTITSLQTRLEELEREISEKNDALQRLTASIDNQSISKSEMDQVLSEKEQKVSGLTSELESCISRLGELQEQLALKTKECEQLTADLKQQHSIREDEKREFTEQLQQTQMQCTQNGILEQELVEKLRLLEEDNQKCEHKLESQRAEFEKVKDELIKSKEESLKATEKMSAESARKVSELKKKAEQKISQIKKQLTSQLEEKEQAIKALQTSLEETKSSETSGKQYTETLEEKTKTLEEALVKVKEEQEKQLEQILSNERLDKEKSLEELTSMYEEKLSSLQRDVARQGELIETESGSHETEAKLKEAEEQNGSLLAEIYRLKEELCEKDVLLGQHRSAAQQVPHPSPPEAEAMVECSSIQQTKSAMQNHSPTEEEDGDSLESLKSSLSQVKNEKEKIQKDFSRLQKDIRLLRKEHEQDLEYMKKELTEEHEKKLKLELEDVEMKHNSAIKQLMREINTQMALKETELDKAVKEAIGKAQSVESELISSHREEVSQLRKLLSQKEDDLHRTVQTYEQVIQSREEEMGGRVWQVQKELEELQGRSHDTAEMSTTELQAQLAEKTTLLSEARLKEQGFIERIHTLEDKIKCFHRSTVVTHLGSTFKDSGFNSSDPLSEATEMEYLRKVLFEYMMGRETKTMAKVITSMLKFPPDQAQKVLDKEDSKAIPWLR, encoded by the exons ATGTTTAAAAAACTTAAACAGAGGATAAACGAGGAGCAGTCACCGCAGAGGAATGCGCAGTCACCACAGCAGGCCCAG aTGGGTTCTGGAGACCGGCGCAGCAGCCAGACCCCCTCTTACGATGGCTCGCCCTCTCCCAGTGACAGAGAG AGTGCCTCCAAAGGACCGACAAGATCTCCCAGAGGTAGCATCAATGGGGATGGAAGTGCTTCTCCTCAT agagaggagacacagtCATTTACCCAGAAACTGCAGTTGAAAGTTCCCTCAATGGAGTCGTTGATTCGTGGCGGTGCCAGTCGGGCAGAAAGCCTGTTCCGCTCCCCCTCCAAAGAAAACCTGGTTCGAAGCTCATCGCGTGACTCCCTGACACCTGTGGGAGAAAGCGAGTTCCCGGGCGGCCCCACATATGATCCCCCCTCAGATATTGAGAGCGAGGCTGAGGAGCCACCGGGAAGTGCAGAGTCCCTTTCCAAAGAGCAGTTGTTGCACCGATTGCTTAGAGTGGAGAGGAGCCTGGGGAAGTACAGAGGGAAGTACTCAGAG CTGGTTACTGCGTACCGAACAGTACAACGAGATAAAGAAAAGACACAg GTCATCCTCAGTCAGAGTCAAGATAAAGCTCTCCGTAGGATAGGGGAGCTGCGGGAG GAGCTTCAAATGGACCAGCAGGCTAAGAAACACCTCCAGGATGAGTTTGATGCAGCGCTGGAGGAGAAAGACCAGATGATCACCGTACTCCAAACACAG GTTGCTCTGTTGAAGAAACGAGTCAAGGGGGTCTCTGACGGCACTGTCCCACCTGAGGGAGACGCCCCTCAATCTGAAGATGCTTCAGACTCTTCTACACAAAGTCCTTTGAAGGAGCAAGGACTCGAGCCTGAAGTCACTGAGG GAGAGGGCAACAGTGATCCGACCAAGCTTTTGGAGGCTCTGCAGAAGAGAGTGAAGCGGCAggaaaacctgctgcagaagtgcAAAGACGTGATGCGCACACACAAGGAGCGGAGCGCCCAGCTGGGCACCGAGAATGAGactctgcaggagcagctgcaggagagactgcaggagctggagaagatAAAG GAGCTGCACACAACAGAAAAGACCAAGTTGATCACTCAGCTGCGAGATGCCAAGAACCTCATTGAACAGCTGGAGCAGGACAAG GGAATGGTAATTGCTGAGACAAAGCGCCAAATGCATGAGACgttggaaatgaaagaagatgAGGTTGCACAGCTACGTGCCAGACTCCAGCAGGCTACTGCCCAGAAAGAAGAATTAcaggaacagaaagaaaaagcagagaaatcaG catttgaaGAACTTGAGCGGGCACTGGGTGTAGCTCAGAGGGCGGAGGAGGCCcgaaaacagctgcaggttcAGCTGGAGGAGCGAGTGAAAGAAGTTGAAAGGgtcagtgaggaagagaggaagagtctGCAGCAGAAGCTCACACGAGTCAAACAGGAGGTCGTCACCATCATGAAG CAATCATCGGAGGAAACAGTGGCCAATCTGGAAAAACTCCACAGTGAAGCTTTGgctgcaaaagaagaagaaacaattGCCAGAATCAACAAAGCTGTG gagcaatgcaaagaggagTTTGCCCAGTTAGCCAAGGAGCGAGAACAGCAGGCTTCTCTGGCTCTGGAGGATTCAGAGTTGCAGAAGACGGCTGTAAGGACAGAGGCTGATAACAAGGTTAAAGAGAtacagctggagctggaggctgCAAAAACT AGAATATTGGAGCTGGAGAGCTCTCAGGAGAAGATCTCACAAGATGGAGCAAGTCTGTCCCATGAACTTTCCAGTCAGTTGGACGAGCTGAAGGataaacacaaagagcaaaTCTCTGCGTTAGAGGAAAAGCACCAGGAGCAGCTGGAAAAGCACAAGAGCACCCTGACCCAGCAGCATAATGCTGCTCTTGAGGAGCTCAAGGAAAAACACAGCGTTGAGACGGAGACCCTTCTGAAAGATAAAGAAGTGCAGTTCCAAACGCATGTTGAAGACATGAACCAGAAAACTTTAGAGAAACTGGATGCAAAGCAGGCAGAGGTAGAGGCAGTTTCTGCTGAACTTTCTGATGCTTTGAAGAGGAAACAGCTCCTGGAGGAGAAGTTGGTGGCAGCTGAGGAATCTCATAGTTTAGCTCAACAGGACCACGAGAAGAGGTTTCAAGACTGGGAGGCAAAGCACAATGTAGAGCTCGAAAATATCAAACAGGAGCACAAGCAGTCACTCGGAGGCATAGAGAAAACTCTGAAGGAGGAACTGAATGCGTTGAAGATTGTtctgagagaaaaggaaaaggaaattgAAGAGCACATGCTTagagaaaaaacatcacaagaAGAATCACACGAGCTGAAGGTCAAAGTTAAAGAattggaggagctgcagcaatGTGTCTCACAATCCCAGCTCGAGAACGTGAGGCTAAAGGAATCTAATGCGCAGTTCAGTAAGATCTCAGAGGAGTTTGAACAGTGTAAGAAGGATTTGACAGATTTGCAGCATCAGTTGGAAGTAGCAAAGAATGATTGCCAACAAAAAGACAAGTCACTTCAAGAGTTAGAGCACCAGTtagaacagagcagaaaggagcTGTGCGAGCAAGAGAAGTCATTTACCGCAGAACTGAACACTAAGCAGGAAGAACAAACACACCTCAAGAAACAGCTGGATAATGAAAAAGCTGCCCTcgagaagaagatgaaaaccACCATAACTGAGATGGAAGCGAAGCTGAAAACGCAGgagacaaaaatggaaaagtttAAACAGAAGGCCAAAGAAATGCATGAGAGCTTTAAGAAAAAGCTTCAGCAGAATGAAGAAACCATGAAGAAGGAGCttgaaaagaaggagaaagagctTCAGCAGAAAGAACTACAAGTTCAAGAGAAAATTGTGGAAATGGCCCAAAAAAGTTCCCAAGGCCTCAGTAGTGCAATGTCTGAGCTGCAGGCCAACCATAAGGAAGAACTGGAGAAGCTACATGACGCCCACAAGCATGCGATTGAGGAGCTGGAGCATCGTTGGCAGGAGAAGTtaggacagcaggaggaggaattaATGGAGAAGCACTGGCACATACTACAAGAGAAGGCTCAGGAACTGGAGGAAACGTCTCAGCAACTTTGCAGAGGCAAAGAGGAGAACGAGCAGGCCGTGTGTGAAATAAAAGATTTAAAGGAGGACCTGGCAATTCGAGAAACCACCGTGCAGAAGCTGCAAGAAGAGCTTAACGAAGCAGCGGTTAAGCTTGAAAGTTTGTCCCAGGCCGAGGCGTTGCTCAAAGAGCAAATGGAGTCGGTGGAGAGGAACCTTAACCAGGCTCTGAGTGAGAGGAACTCCCTCCAAGACCAGCTAAACACAGCAAAggaagagaacagagagaagttAAAGACCTTGTCAGATAagctggaggaaacagagatGCAGCTTAAAGCAGTGGAAGGTTCCACATGTAAGGAAAGTGAGGACTTGAAGAAGAAATTTGAGGAAAATGTCGTTCAACTACAAGCCGCTATCCATACTAAAGTAGAAACAATTTGCACTTTAGAGGAGAATCTCCGCcagcagaaggaggagaatAAGAATCTATGCATTTCACTAGACCAGATGACTGCTCAGGTAAATGCTCACACTGAGCACGTCACAGCCTTAACACAGGAGAAGGAGAACCattctcagtctgtcagtgagaAAGTTCAGAGAATTGAGGAGCTGAGTGAAGCAAACAGAATCATGTCAGAGAGTATGAAAACAAACGAGTCCCATATCAGTAACTTGGAAAGCATCATCAGTGACTTGAAAAATCAGCTCGAAAGTAGCataaaagagaaggaggaagccATAAATCAGCTGAACCAGCAGTACGAAGAGGAGAGACAACAGGCTGCTGAGACCACAGAGAGATTAGAGCGGGACAGAAAGTCTGCTTTAGAGCAGGCGAATGCACTCAGGAACAGCCTGTCTGAGTACGAGAACAAGGCACAGGCCAAGTTGAGCCAGTGTGACAACACTATCACATCTCTACAGACCAGGCTTGAAGAGCTGGAGCGAgaaatctctgagaagaatgacGCTCTGCAAAGGCTGACAGCGAGTATTGACAATCAGTCCATCAGCAAGTCTGAGATGGACCAGGTGTTGAGTGAGAAGGAGCAGAAGGTCAGCGGACTTACCTCGGAGCTGGAGAGTTGCATCAGTCGCCTTGGTGAGCTTCAGGAGCAGTTAGCCTTAAAGACAAAAGAGTGTGAACAACTCACAGCTGACctcaaacagcaacacagcatcagggaggatgaaaagagagagtttacagagcagctgcagcagacccAGATGCAGTGCACTCAGAACGGCATCTTGGAGCAGGAGTTGGTGGAAAAACTACGCTTGCTTGAGGAAGACAACCAAAAGTGTGAACACAAGCTTGAAAGTCAAAGGGCGGAATTTGAAAAGGTGAAAGATGAGCTCATCAAGAGCAAGGAGGAGAGCCTGAAGGCAACTGAGAAGATGTCTGCGGAGAGCGCTCGGAAAGtatcagagctgaagaagaaagcCGAGCAGAAAATCAGTCAGATTAAAAAACAGCTTACCTCGCAGCTGGAGGAAAAAGAGCAGGCCATCAAGGCTCTTCAGACCAGCCTGGAGGAAACCAAGAGCAGCGAAACGTCCGGCAAACAGTACACAGAAACAttagaagagaaaacaaaaacactggaggAAGCTCTTGTCAAAGTTaaggaagagcaggagaaacAACTTGAACAGATTCTGAGTAATGAGAGGCTAGATAAAGAAAAGTCCTTAGAGGAACTGACGAGCATGTACGAAGAGAAGCTGTCCTCGCTTCAGAGGGATGTAGCACGACAAGGAGAGCTCATAGAAACTGAATCAGGGTCGCATGAAACCGAAGCAAAGCTGAAAGAAGCAGAAGAGCAGAACGGCAGCCTTCTTGCAGAAATATATCGACTGAAAGAAGAATTATGTGAGAAGGACGTTCTGCTCGGTCAGCATCGGTCAGCTGCTCAGCAGGTCCCACATCCATCACCACCCGAGGCTGAGGCGATGGTGGAGTGTAGCAGCATCCAGCAAACCAAGAGCGCCATGCAAAACCACTCTCCGACGGAAGAAGAAGACGGCGATTCTCTAGAGTCTCTCAAGAGCAGTCTGAGTCAGGTGAAGAACGAGAAGGAGAAAATCCAGAAAGACTTCTCCAGGCTGCAGAAAGACATCCGATTACTGAGGAAGGAGCATGAGCAGGACCTAGAATACATGAAGAAAGAGTTGACGGAGGAGCATGAGAAGAAGCTTAA GCTGGAGTTGGAAGATGTGGAAATGAAGCACAATTCTGCTATCAAGCAGCTAATGAGGGAAATCAACACACAGATGGCTTTGAAAGAGACGGAGCTTGATAAAGCAGTGAAGGAGGCCATCG GCAAGGCCCAGAGCGTAGAATCGGAGCTCATCAGCAGCCATCGTGAAGAAGTCAGTCAGCTGAGGAAGCTGCTTTCCCAGAAGGAGGATGATTTGCACAGAACTGTTCAGACATATGAACAGGTTATACAG agtcgagaggaggagatgggaggcAGAGTGTGGCAAGTCCAGAAAGAACTGGAGGAGTTGCAAGGAAGGAGCCACGACACTGCTGAG ATGAGCACAACAGAACTGCAG GCTCAGCTCGCGGAGAAGACGACTTTGCTGAGCGAGGCTCGGCTGAAGGAGCAGGGCTTCATTGAGAGA ATTCACACGCTTGAGGACAAGATTAAATGTTTCCACCGGAGCACTGTTGTAACTCATCTCGGGAGCACATTCAAAG ATTCTGGATTCAACAGCTCTGATCCACTCTCAGAGGCCACTGAGATGGAGTACCTGAGGAAGGTGCTGTTTGAATACATGATGGGACGGGAAACAAAA ACTATGGCCAAAGTGATTACCTCCATGCTCAAGTTTCCTCCAGACCAGGCACAAAAGGTGTTGGACAAAGAAGACTCAAAAGCAATT CCGTGGTTACGATGA